A region from the Macaca mulatta isolate MMU2019108-1 chromosome 13, T2T-MMU8v2.0, whole genome shotgun sequence genome encodes:
- the DCTN1 gene encoding dynactin subunit 1 isoform X28, whose amino-acid sequence MAQSKRHVYSRTPSGSRMSAEASARPLRVGSRVEVIGKGHRGTVAYVGATLFATGKWVGVILDEAKGKNDGTVQGRKYFTCDEGHGIFVRQSQIQVFEDGADTTSPETPDSSASKVLKREGTDTTAKTSKLVSGLGAPTARKTTTRRPKPTRPASTGVAGASSSLGPSGSASAGELSSSEPSTPAQTPLAAPIIPTPALTSPGAVPPLPSPSKEEEGLRAQVRDLEEKLETLRLKRAEDKAKLKELEKHKIQLEQVQEWKSKMQEQQADLQRRLKEARKEAKEALEAKERYMEEMADTADAIEMATLDKEMAEERAESLQQEVEALKERVDELTTDLEILKAEIEEKGSDGAASSYQLKQLEEQNARLKDALVRMRDLSSSEKQEHVKLQKLMEKKNQELEVVRQQRERLQEELSQAESTIDELKEQVDAALGAEEMVEMLTDRNLNLEEKVRELRETVGDLEAMNEMNDELQENARETELELREQLDMAGARVREAQKRVEAAQETVADYQQTIKKYRQLTAHLQDVNRELTNQQEASVERQQQPPPETFDFKIKFAETKAHAKAIEMELRQMEVAQANRHMSLLTAFMPDSFLRPGGDHDCVLVLLLMPRLICKAELIRKQAQEKFELSENCSERPGLRGAAGEQLSFAAGLVYSLSLLQATLHRYEHALSQCSVDVYKKVGSLYPEMSAHERSLDFLIELLHKDQLDETVNVEPLTKAIKYYQHLYSIHLAEQPEDCTMQLADHIKFTQSALDCMSVEVGRLRAFLQGGQEATDIALLLRDLETSCSDIRQFCKKIRRRMPGTDAPGIPAALAFGPQVSDTLLDCRKHLTWVVAVLQEVAAAAAQLIAPLAENEGLPVAALEELAFKASEQIYGTPSSSPYECLRQSCNILISTMNKLATAMQEGEYDAERPPSKPPPVELRAAALRAEITDAEGLGLKLEDRETVIKELKKSLKIKGEELSEANVRLSLLEKKLDSAAKDADERIEKVQTRLEETQALLRKKEKDFEETMDALQADIDQLEAEKTELKQRLNSQSKRTIEGLRSPPPSGIATLVSGIAGGEYSGIGSRAVPGQAPGSVPGPGLVKDSPLLLQQISAMRLHISQLQHENNILKGAQMKASLASLPPLHVAKLSHEGPGSELPAGALYRKTSQLLETLNQLSTHTHVVDITRTSPATKSPSAQLMEQVAQLKSLSDTIEKLKDEVLKETVSQRPGATVPTDFATFPSSAFLRAKEEQQDDTVYMGKVTFSCAAGLGQRHRLVLTQEQLHQLHSRLIS is encoded by the exons ATCCAGGTATTTGAAGATGGAGCAGATACTACTTCCCCAGAGACACCcgattcttctgcttcaaaaGTCCTCAAAAGAG AGGGAACTGATACAACTGCAAAGACTAGCAAACTGGTGAGTGGTTTGGGG GCACCGACAGCCCGAAAG ACCACAACTCGGCGGCCCAAG CCCACCCGCCCAGCCAGTACTGGGGTGGCTGGGGCCAGTAGCTCCCTGGGCCCCTCTGGCTCAGCGTCAGCAGGTGAGCTGAGCAGCAGTGAGCCCAGCACCCCGGCTCAGACTCCGCTGGCAGCACCCATCATCCCCACGCCGGCCCTCACCTCTCCTGGAGCAGTCCCCCCACTTCCTTCCCCCTCCAAG gaggaggagggactaAGGGCTCAGGTGCGGGACCTGGAGGAAAAACTAGAGACCCTGAGACTGAAACGGGCAGAAGACAAAGCAAAGCTAAAAGAGCTGGAGAAACACAAAATCCAACTGGAGCAGGTGCAGGAATGGAAGAGCAAAATGCAGGAGCAGCAGGCCGACCTGCAGCGGCGCCTCAAGGAGGCGAGAAAG GAAGCCAAGGAGGCGCTGGAGGCAAAGGAACGTTATATGGAGGAGATGGCTGATACTGCTGATGCCATTGAGATGGCCACTTTGGACAAGGAGATGGCTGAAGAGCGGGCTGAGTCCCTGCAGCAGGAGGTGGAGGCACTGAAAGAGCGAGTGGACGAGCTCACCACTGACTTAGAGATCCTCAAGGCTGAGATTGAAGAGAAGG GCTCAGATGGCGCTGCATCCAGTTATCAGCTCAAGCAGCTTGAGGAGCAGAACGCCCGCCTGAAGGATGCCCTGGTGAG GATGCGGGATCTTTCTTCCTCAGAGAAGCAGGAGCATGTGAAGCTCCAGAAGCTCATGGAAAAGAAGAACCAAGAACTGGAAGTTGTGAGGCAGCAGCGGGAGCGTCTGCAGGAGGAGCTAAGCCAGGCAGAGAGCACCATTGATGAGCTCAAGGAGCAG GTGGATGCTGCTCTGGGTGCTGAGGAGATGGTGGAGATGCTGACAGATCGGAACCTGAATCTGGAAGAGAAAGTGCGCGAGTTGAGGGAGACTGTGGGAGACTTG GAAGCGATGAATGAGATGAACGACGAGCTGCAGGAGAATGCACGTGAGACAGAACTGGAGCTGCGGGAGCAGCTGGACATGGCGGGCGCGCGGGTTCGTGAGGCCCAGAAGCGTGTGGAGGCAGCCCAGGAGACGGTTGCAGACTACCAGCAGACCATTAAGAAGTACCGCCAGCTGACCGCCCATCTTCAG GATGTGAATCGGGAACTGACAAACCAGCAGGAAGCATCTGTGGAGAGGCAACAGCAGCCACCTCCAGAGACCTTTGACTTCAAAATCAAGTTTGCTGAGACTAAGGCCCATGCCAAG GCAATTGAGATGGAATTGAGGCAGATGGAGGTGGCCCAGGCCAACCGACACATGTCCCTGCTGACAGCCTTCATGCCTGACAGCTTCCTTCGGCCAGGTGGGGACCATGACTGCGTTCTGGTGCTGCTACTCATGCCTCGTCTCATTTGCAAG GCAGAGCTGATCCGGAAGCAGGCCCAGGAGAAGTTTGAACTAAGTGAGAACTGTTCAGAGCGGCCTGGGCTGCGAGGAGCTGCTGGGGAACAACTCAGCTTTGCTGCTGGACTGGTGTACTCGCTGAGCCTACTGCAGGCCACGCTACACCGCTATGAGCA TGCCCTCTCTCAGTGCAGTGTGGATGTGTATAAGAAAGTGGGCAGCCTCTACCCTGAGATGAGTGCCCATGAGCGTTCATTGGATTTCCTCATTGAACTGCTGCACAAGGATCAGCTGGATGAGACTGTCAATGTGGAGCCTCTCACCAAGGCCATCAAGTACTATCAG CATCTATACAGCATCCACCTTGCCGAACAGCCTGAGGACTGTACTATGCAGCTGGCTGACCACATTAAG TTCACGCAAAGTGCTCTGGACTGCATGAGTGTGGAGGTAGGACGGCTGCGTGCCTTCTTGCAG GGTGGGCAGGAGGCTACAGATATTGCCCTTCTGCTCCGGGATCTGGAAACTTCGTGCAGTGACATCCGCCAGTTCTGCAAGAAGATCCGAAGGCGAATGCCAGGGACAGATGCTCCTGGGATCCCAGCTGCACTGGCCTTTGGACCACAG GTATCTGACACGCTCCTAGACTGCAGGAAACACTTGACGTGGGTCGTGGCTGTGCTGCAGGAGGTGGCAGCTGCTGCTGCCCAGCTCATTGCCCCACTGGCGGAGAATGAGGGGCTACCTGTGGCTGCCCTGGAGGAACTGGCTTTCAAAGCAAGCGAGCAG ATCTATGGGACCCCTTCCAGCAGCCCCTATGAGTGTCTGCGCCAGTCATGCAACATCCTCATCAGTACCATGAACAAGCTGGCCACAGCCATGCAGGAGGGGGAGTATGATGCAGAGCGGCCCCCCAGCAAG CCTCCACCAGTTGAGTTGCGGGCTGCCGCCCTTCGTGCAGAGATCACAGATGCTGAAGGACTGGGTTTGAAGCTCGAAGATCGAGAGACAGTTATTAAGGAGTTGAAGAAGTCACTCAAGATTAAG GGAGAGGAGCTAAGTGAGGCCAACGTGCGGCTGAGCCTCCTGGAGAAGAAGTTGGACAGTGCTGCCAAGGATGCAGATGAGCGTATCGAGAAAGTCCAGACTCGGCTGGAGGAGACCCAGGCACTGCTGCGGAAGAAGGAGAA AGATTTTGAGGAGACAATGGATGCACTCCAGGCTGACATTGACCAGCTGGAGGCAGAGAAGACAGAACTAAAGCAACGGCTGAACAGCCAGTCTAAGCGCACAATTGAGGGGCTCCGGAGCCCTCCTCCTTCAGGCATTGCTACTCTGGTCTCTGGCATTGCTGGTGGTGAGTACAGTGGAATAGGCAGCA GAGCTGTCCCTGGGCAGGCTCCAGGGTctgtgccaggcccagggctggTGAAAGACTCACCACTGCTGCTTCAGCAGATCTCTGCCATGAGGCTGCACATCTCCCAGCTCCAGCATGAGAATAACATCCTCAAG GGAGCCCAGATGAAGGCATCCTTGGCATCCCTGCCCCCTCTGCATGTTGCAAAGCTATCCCATGAGGGCCCTGGCAGTGAGTTACCAGCTGGAGCGCTGTATCGTAAGACCAGCCAGCTGCTGGAGACGTTGAATCAGTtgagcacacatacacacgtagTAGACATCACTCGCACTAGCCCTG CTACCAAGAGTCCATCAGCCCAACTTATGGAGCAAGTGGCTCAGCTTAAGTCCCTGAGTGACACCATTGAGAAGCTCAAG GATGAGGTCCTCAAGGAGACAGTATCTCAGCGCCCTGGAGCCACAGTACCCACTGACTTTGCCACCTTCCCTTCATCAGCCTTCCTCAGG GCCAAGGAGGAGCAGCAGGATGACACAGTCTACATGGGCAAAGTGACCTTCTCCTGTGCGGCTGGTCTTGGACAGCGACACCGGCTGGTGCTGACCCAGGAACAGCTGCACCAGCTTCACAGTCGCCTCATCTCCTAA
- the DCTN1 gene encoding dynactin subunit 1 isoform X30, giving the protein MAQSKRHVYSRTPSGSRMSAEASARPLRVGSRVEVIGKGHRGTVAYVGATLFATGKWVGVILDEAKGKNDGTVQGRKYFTCDEGHGIFVRQSQIQVFEDGADTTSPETPDSSASKVLKREGTDTTAKTSKLRGLKPKKAPTARKTTTRRPKPTRPASTGVAGASSSLGPSGSASAGELSSSEPSTPAQTPLAAPIIPTPALTSPGAVPPLPSPSKEEEGLRAQVRDLEEKLETLRLKRAEDKAKLKELEKHKIQLEQVQEWKSKMQEQQADLQRRLKEARKEAKEALEAKERYMEEMADTADAIEMATLDKEMAEERAESLQQEVEALKERVDELTTDLEILKAEIEEKGSDGAASSYQLKQLEEQNARLKDALVRMRDLSSSEKQEHVKLQKLMEKKNQELEVVRQQRERLQEELSQAESTIDELKEQVDAALGAEEMVEMLTDRNLNLEEKVRELRETVGDLEAMNEMNDELQENARETELELREQLDMAGARVREAQKRVEAAQETVADYQQTIKKYRQLTAHLQDVNRELTNQQEASVERQQQPPPETFDFKIKFAETKAHAKAIEMELRQMEVAQANRHMSLLTAFMPDSFLRPGGDHDCVLVLLLMPRLICKAELIRKQAQEKFELSENCSERPGLRGAAGEQLSFAAGLVYSLSLLQATLHRYEHALSQCSVDVYKKVGSLYPEMSAHERSLDFLIELLHKDQLDETVNVEPLTKAIKYYQHLYSIHLAEQPEDCTMQLADHIKFTQSALDCMSVEVGRLRAFLQGGQEATDIALLLRDLETSCSDIRQFCKKIRRRMPGTDAPGIPAALAFGPQVSDTLLDCRKHLTWVVAVLQEVAAAAAQLIAPLAENEGLPVAALEELAFKASEQIYGTPSSSPYECLRQSCNILISTMNKLATAMQEGEYDAERPPSKPPPVELRAAALRAEITDAEGLGLKLEDRETVIKELKKSLKIKGEELSEANVRLSLLEKKLDSAAKDADERIEKVQTRLEETQALLRKKEKDFEETMDALQADIDQLEAEKTELKQRLNSQSKRTIEGLRSPPPSGIATLVSGIAGGEYRAVPGQAPGSVPGPGLVKDSPLLLQQISAMRLHISQLQHENNILKGAQMKASLASLPPLHVAKLSHEGPGSELPAGALYRKTSQLLETLNQLSTHTHVVDITRTSPATKSPSAQLMEQVAQLKSLSDTIEKLKDEVLKETVSQRPGATVPTDFATFPSSAFLRAKEEQQDDTVYMGKVTFSCAAGLGQRHRLVLTQEQLHQLHSRLIS; this is encoded by the exons ATCCAGGTATTTGAAGATGGAGCAGATACTACTTCCCCAGAGACACCcgattcttctgcttcaaaaGTCCTCAAAAGAG AGGGAACTGATACAACTGCAAAGACTAGCAAACTG CGGGGACTGAAGCCTAAGAAG GCACCGACAGCCCGAAAG ACCACAACTCGGCGGCCCAAG CCCACCCGCCCAGCCAGTACTGGGGTGGCTGGGGCCAGTAGCTCCCTGGGCCCCTCTGGCTCAGCGTCAGCAGGTGAGCTGAGCAGCAGTGAGCCCAGCACCCCGGCTCAGACTCCGCTGGCAGCACCCATCATCCCCACGCCGGCCCTCACCTCTCCTGGAGCAGTCCCCCCACTTCCTTCCCCCTCCAAG gaggaggagggactaAGGGCTCAGGTGCGGGACCTGGAGGAAAAACTAGAGACCCTGAGACTGAAACGGGCAGAAGACAAAGCAAAGCTAAAAGAGCTGGAGAAACACAAAATCCAACTGGAGCAGGTGCAGGAATGGAAGAGCAAAATGCAGGAGCAGCAGGCCGACCTGCAGCGGCGCCTCAAGGAGGCGAGAAAG GAAGCCAAGGAGGCGCTGGAGGCAAAGGAACGTTATATGGAGGAGATGGCTGATACTGCTGATGCCATTGAGATGGCCACTTTGGACAAGGAGATGGCTGAAGAGCGGGCTGAGTCCCTGCAGCAGGAGGTGGAGGCACTGAAAGAGCGAGTGGACGAGCTCACCACTGACTTAGAGATCCTCAAGGCTGAGATTGAAGAGAAGG GCTCAGATGGCGCTGCATCCAGTTATCAGCTCAAGCAGCTTGAGGAGCAGAACGCCCGCCTGAAGGATGCCCTGGTGAG GATGCGGGATCTTTCTTCCTCAGAGAAGCAGGAGCATGTGAAGCTCCAGAAGCTCATGGAAAAGAAGAACCAAGAACTGGAAGTTGTGAGGCAGCAGCGGGAGCGTCTGCAGGAGGAGCTAAGCCAGGCAGAGAGCACCATTGATGAGCTCAAGGAGCAG GTGGATGCTGCTCTGGGTGCTGAGGAGATGGTGGAGATGCTGACAGATCGGAACCTGAATCTGGAAGAGAAAGTGCGCGAGTTGAGGGAGACTGTGGGAGACTTG GAAGCGATGAATGAGATGAACGACGAGCTGCAGGAGAATGCACGTGAGACAGAACTGGAGCTGCGGGAGCAGCTGGACATGGCGGGCGCGCGGGTTCGTGAGGCCCAGAAGCGTGTGGAGGCAGCCCAGGAGACGGTTGCAGACTACCAGCAGACCATTAAGAAGTACCGCCAGCTGACCGCCCATCTTCAG GATGTGAATCGGGAACTGACAAACCAGCAGGAAGCATCTGTGGAGAGGCAACAGCAGCCACCTCCAGAGACCTTTGACTTCAAAATCAAGTTTGCTGAGACTAAGGCCCATGCCAAG GCAATTGAGATGGAATTGAGGCAGATGGAGGTGGCCCAGGCCAACCGACACATGTCCCTGCTGACAGCCTTCATGCCTGACAGCTTCCTTCGGCCAGGTGGGGACCATGACTGCGTTCTGGTGCTGCTACTCATGCCTCGTCTCATTTGCAAG GCAGAGCTGATCCGGAAGCAGGCCCAGGAGAAGTTTGAACTAAGTGAGAACTGTTCAGAGCGGCCTGGGCTGCGAGGAGCTGCTGGGGAACAACTCAGCTTTGCTGCTGGACTGGTGTACTCGCTGAGCCTACTGCAGGCCACGCTACACCGCTATGAGCA TGCCCTCTCTCAGTGCAGTGTGGATGTGTATAAGAAAGTGGGCAGCCTCTACCCTGAGATGAGTGCCCATGAGCGTTCATTGGATTTCCTCATTGAACTGCTGCACAAGGATCAGCTGGATGAGACTGTCAATGTGGAGCCTCTCACCAAGGCCATCAAGTACTATCAG CATCTATACAGCATCCACCTTGCCGAACAGCCTGAGGACTGTACTATGCAGCTGGCTGACCACATTAAG TTCACGCAAAGTGCTCTGGACTGCATGAGTGTGGAGGTAGGACGGCTGCGTGCCTTCTTGCAG GGTGGGCAGGAGGCTACAGATATTGCCCTTCTGCTCCGGGATCTGGAAACTTCGTGCAGTGACATCCGCCAGTTCTGCAAGAAGATCCGAAGGCGAATGCCAGGGACAGATGCTCCTGGGATCCCAGCTGCACTGGCCTTTGGACCACAG GTATCTGACACGCTCCTAGACTGCAGGAAACACTTGACGTGGGTCGTGGCTGTGCTGCAGGAGGTGGCAGCTGCTGCTGCCCAGCTCATTGCCCCACTGGCGGAGAATGAGGGGCTACCTGTGGCTGCCCTGGAGGAACTGGCTTTCAAAGCAAGCGAGCAG ATCTATGGGACCCCTTCCAGCAGCCCCTATGAGTGTCTGCGCCAGTCATGCAACATCCTCATCAGTACCATGAACAAGCTGGCCACAGCCATGCAGGAGGGGGAGTATGATGCAGAGCGGCCCCCCAGCAAG CCTCCACCAGTTGAGTTGCGGGCTGCCGCCCTTCGTGCAGAGATCACAGATGCTGAAGGACTGGGTTTGAAGCTCGAAGATCGAGAGACAGTTATTAAGGAGTTGAAGAAGTCACTCAAGATTAAG GGAGAGGAGCTAAGTGAGGCCAACGTGCGGCTGAGCCTCCTGGAGAAGAAGTTGGACAGTGCTGCCAAGGATGCAGATGAGCGTATCGAGAAAGTCCAGACTCGGCTGGAGGAGACCCAGGCACTGCTGCGGAAGAAGGAGAA AGATTTTGAGGAGACAATGGATGCACTCCAGGCTGACATTGACCAGCTGGAGGCAGAGAAGACAGAACTAAAGCAACGGCTGAACAGCCAGTCTAAGCGCACAATTGAGGGGCTCCGGAGCCCTCCTCCTTCAGGCATTGCTACTCTGGTCTCTGGCATTGCTGGTGGTGAGTACA GAGCTGTCCCTGGGCAGGCTCCAGGGTctgtgccaggcccagggctggTGAAAGACTCACCACTGCTGCTTCAGCAGATCTCTGCCATGAGGCTGCACATCTCCCAGCTCCAGCATGAGAATAACATCCTCAAG GGAGCCCAGATGAAGGCATCCTTGGCATCCCTGCCCCCTCTGCATGTTGCAAAGCTATCCCATGAGGGCCCTGGCAGTGAGTTACCAGCTGGAGCGCTGTATCGTAAGACCAGCCAGCTGCTGGAGACGTTGAATCAGTtgagcacacatacacacgtagTAGACATCACTCGCACTAGCCCTG CTACCAAGAGTCCATCAGCCCAACTTATGGAGCAAGTGGCTCAGCTTAAGTCCCTGAGTGACACCATTGAGAAGCTCAAG GATGAGGTCCTCAAGGAGACAGTATCTCAGCGCCCTGGAGCCACAGTACCCACTGACTTTGCCACCTTCCCTTCATCAGCCTTCCTCAGG GCCAAGGAGGAGCAGCAGGATGACACAGTCTACATGGGCAAAGTGACCTTCTCCTGTGCGGCTGGTCTTGGACAGCGACACCGGCTGGTGCTGACCCAGGAACAGCTGCACCAGCTTCACAGTCGCCTCATCTCCTAA
- the DCTN1 gene encoding dynactin subunit 1 isoform X1 has translation MSAEASARPLRVGSRVEVIGKGHRGTVAYVGATLFATGKWVGVILDEAKGKNDGTVQGRKYFTCDEGHGIFVRQSQIQVFEDGADTTSPETPDSSASKVLKREGTDTTAKTSKLRGLKPKKAPTARKTTTRRPKPTRPASTGVAGASSSLGPSGSASAGELSSSEPSTPAQTPLAAPIIPTPALTSPGAVPPLPSPSKEEEGLRAQVRDLEEKLETLRLKRAEDKAKLKELEKHKIQLEQVQEWKSKMQEQQADLQRRLKEARKEAKEALEAKERYMEEMADTADAIEMATLDKEMAEERAESLQQEVEALKERVDELTTDLEILKAEIEEKGSDGAASSYQLKQLEEQNARLKDALVRMRDLSSSEKQEHVKLQKLMEKKNQELEVVRQQRERLQEELSQAESTIDELKEQVDAALGAEEMVEMLTDRNLNLEEKVRELRETVGDLEAMNEMNDELQENARETELELREQLDMAGARVREAQKRVEAAQETVADYQQTIKKYRQLTAHLQDVNRELTNQQEASVERQQQPPPETFDFKIKFAETKAHAKAIEMELRQMEVAQANRHMSLLTAFMPDSFLRPGGDHDCVLVLLLMPRLICKAELIRKQAQEKFELSENCSERPGLRGAAGEQLSFAAGLVYSLSLLQATLHRYEHALSQCSVDVYKKVGSLYPEMSAHERSLDFLIELLHKDQLDETVNVEPLTKAIKYYQHLYSIHLAEQPEDCTMQLADHIKFTQSALDCMSVEVGRLRAFLQGGQEATDIALLLRDLETSCSDIRQFCKKIRRRMPGTDAPGIPAALAFGPQVSDTLLDCRKHLTWVVAVLQEVAAAAAQLIAPLAENEGLPVAALEELAFKASEQIYGTPSSSPYECLRQSCNILISTMNKLATAMQEGEYDAERPPSKPPPVELRAAALRAEITDAEGLGLKLEDRETVIKELKKSLKIKGEELSEANVRLSLLEKKLDSAAKDADERIEKVQTRLEETQALLRKKEKDFEETMDALQADIDQLEAEKTELKQRLNSQSKRTIEGLRSPPPSGIATLVSGIAGGEYSGIGSRAVPGQAPGSVPGPGLVKDSPLLLQQISAMRLHISQLQHENNILKGAQMKASLASLPPLHVAKLSHEGPGSELPAGALYRKTSQLLETLNQLSTHTHVVDITRTSPATKSPSAQLMEQVAQLKSLSDTIEKLKDEVLKETVSQRPGATVPTDFATFPSSAFLRAKEEQQDDTVYMGKVTFSCAAGLGQRHRLVLTQEQLHQLHSRLIS, from the exons ATCCAGGTATTTGAAGATGGAGCAGATACTACTTCCCCAGAGACACCcgattcttctgcttcaaaaGTCCTCAAAAGAG AGGGAACTGATACAACTGCAAAGACTAGCAAACTG CGGGGACTGAAGCCTAAGAAG GCACCGACAGCCCGAAAG ACCACAACTCGGCGGCCCAAG CCCACCCGCCCAGCCAGTACTGGGGTGGCTGGGGCCAGTAGCTCCCTGGGCCCCTCTGGCTCAGCGTCAGCAGGTGAGCTGAGCAGCAGTGAGCCCAGCACCCCGGCTCAGACTCCGCTGGCAGCACCCATCATCCCCACGCCGGCCCTCACCTCTCCTGGAGCAGTCCCCCCACTTCCTTCCCCCTCCAAG gaggaggagggactaAGGGCTCAGGTGCGGGACCTGGAGGAAAAACTAGAGACCCTGAGACTGAAACGGGCAGAAGACAAAGCAAAGCTAAAAGAGCTGGAGAAACACAAAATCCAACTGGAGCAGGTGCAGGAATGGAAGAGCAAAATGCAGGAGCAGCAGGCCGACCTGCAGCGGCGCCTCAAGGAGGCGAGAAAG GAAGCCAAGGAGGCGCTGGAGGCAAAGGAACGTTATATGGAGGAGATGGCTGATACTGCTGATGCCATTGAGATGGCCACTTTGGACAAGGAGATGGCTGAAGAGCGGGCTGAGTCCCTGCAGCAGGAGGTGGAGGCACTGAAAGAGCGAGTGGACGAGCTCACCACTGACTTAGAGATCCTCAAGGCTGAGATTGAAGAGAAGG GCTCAGATGGCGCTGCATCCAGTTATCAGCTCAAGCAGCTTGAGGAGCAGAACGCCCGCCTGAAGGATGCCCTGGTGAG GATGCGGGATCTTTCTTCCTCAGAGAAGCAGGAGCATGTGAAGCTCCAGAAGCTCATGGAAAAGAAGAACCAAGAACTGGAAGTTGTGAGGCAGCAGCGGGAGCGTCTGCAGGAGGAGCTAAGCCAGGCAGAGAGCACCATTGATGAGCTCAAGGAGCAG GTGGATGCTGCTCTGGGTGCTGAGGAGATGGTGGAGATGCTGACAGATCGGAACCTGAATCTGGAAGAGAAAGTGCGCGAGTTGAGGGAGACTGTGGGAGACTTG GAAGCGATGAATGAGATGAACGACGAGCTGCAGGAGAATGCACGTGAGACAGAACTGGAGCTGCGGGAGCAGCTGGACATGGCGGGCGCGCGGGTTCGTGAGGCCCAGAAGCGTGTGGAGGCAGCCCAGGAGACGGTTGCAGACTACCAGCAGACCATTAAGAAGTACCGCCAGCTGACCGCCCATCTTCAG GATGTGAATCGGGAACTGACAAACCAGCAGGAAGCATCTGTGGAGAGGCAACAGCAGCCACCTCCAGAGACCTTTGACTTCAAAATCAAGTTTGCTGAGACTAAGGCCCATGCCAAG GCAATTGAGATGGAATTGAGGCAGATGGAGGTGGCCCAGGCCAACCGACACATGTCCCTGCTGACAGCCTTCATGCCTGACAGCTTCCTTCGGCCAGGTGGGGACCATGACTGCGTTCTGGTGCTGCTACTCATGCCTCGTCTCATTTGCAAG GCAGAGCTGATCCGGAAGCAGGCCCAGGAGAAGTTTGAACTAAGTGAGAACTGTTCAGAGCGGCCTGGGCTGCGAGGAGCTGCTGGGGAACAACTCAGCTTTGCTGCTGGACTGGTGTACTCGCTGAGCCTACTGCAGGCCACGCTACACCGCTATGAGCA TGCCCTCTCTCAGTGCAGTGTGGATGTGTATAAGAAAGTGGGCAGCCTCTACCCTGAGATGAGTGCCCATGAGCGTTCATTGGATTTCCTCATTGAACTGCTGCACAAGGATCAGCTGGATGAGACTGTCAATGTGGAGCCTCTCACCAAGGCCATCAAGTACTATCAG CATCTATACAGCATCCACCTTGCCGAACAGCCTGAGGACTGTACTATGCAGCTGGCTGACCACATTAAG TTCACGCAAAGTGCTCTGGACTGCATGAGTGTGGAGGTAGGACGGCTGCGTGCCTTCTTGCAG GGTGGGCAGGAGGCTACAGATATTGCCCTTCTGCTCCGGGATCTGGAAACTTCGTGCAGTGACATCCGCCAGTTCTGCAAGAAGATCCGAAGGCGAATGCCAGGGACAGATGCTCCTGGGATCCCAGCTGCACTGGCCTTTGGACCACAG GTATCTGACACGCTCCTAGACTGCAGGAAACACTTGACGTGGGTCGTGGCTGTGCTGCAGGAGGTGGCAGCTGCTGCTGCCCAGCTCATTGCCCCACTGGCGGAGAATGAGGGGCTACCTGTGGCTGCCCTGGAGGAACTGGCTTTCAAAGCAAGCGAGCAG ATCTATGGGACCCCTTCCAGCAGCCCCTATGAGTGTCTGCGCCAGTCATGCAACATCCTCATCAGTACCATGAACAAGCTGGCCACAGCCATGCAGGAGGGGGAGTATGATGCAGAGCGGCCCCCCAGCAAG CCTCCACCAGTTGAGTTGCGGGCTGCCGCCCTTCGTGCAGAGATCACAGATGCTGAAGGACTGGGTTTGAAGCTCGAAGATCGAGAGACAGTTATTAAGGAGTTGAAGAAGTCACTCAAGATTAAG GGAGAGGAGCTAAGTGAGGCCAACGTGCGGCTGAGCCTCCTGGAGAAGAAGTTGGACAGTGCTGCCAAGGATGCAGATGAGCGTATCGAGAAAGTCCAGACTCGGCTGGAGGAGACCCAGGCACTGCTGCGGAAGAAGGAGAA AGATTTTGAGGAGACAATGGATGCACTCCAGGCTGACATTGACCAGCTGGAGGCAGAGAAGACAGAACTAAAGCAACGGCTGAACAGCCAGTCTAAGCGCACAATTGAGGGGCTCCGGAGCCCTCCTCCTTCAGGCATTGCTACTCTGGTCTCTGGCATTGCTGGTGGTGAGTACAGTGGAATAGGCAGCA GAGCTGTCCCTGGGCAGGCTCCAGGGTctgtgccaggcccagggctggTGAAAGACTCACCACTGCTGCTTCAGCAGATCTCTGCCATGAGGCTGCACATCTCCCAGCTCCAGCATGAGAATAACATCCTCAAG GGAGCCCAGATGAAGGCATCCTTGGCATCCCTGCCCCCTCTGCATGTTGCAAAGCTATCCCATGAGGGCCCTGGCAGTGAGTTACCAGCTGGAGCGCTGTATCGTAAGACCAGCCAGCTGCTGGAGACGTTGAATCAGTtgagcacacatacacacgtagTAGACATCACTCGCACTAGCCCTG CTACCAAGAGTCCATCAGCCCAACTTATGGAGCAAGTGGCTCAGCTTAAGTCCCTGAGTGACACCATTGAGAAGCTCAAG GATGAGGTCCTCAAGGAGACAGTATCTCAGCGCCCTGGAGCCACAGTACCCACTGACTTTGCCACCTTCCCTTCATCAGCCTTCCTCAGG GCCAAGGAGGAGCAGCAGGATGACACAGTCTACATGGGCAAAGTGACCTTCTCCTGTGCGGCTGGTCTTGGACAGCGACACCGGCTGGTGCTGACCCAGGAACAGCTGCACCAGCTTCACAGTCGCCTCATCTCCTAA